One Bremerella cremea genomic window carries:
- a CDS encoding alpha/beta hydrolase family protein: MHRTERLIAVCLLLFTFSSAISAAEWPGKKSDWHGYERFDFSVDDRPAYVVTPQQAAAGNPWVWRARFPGFHAEADLLLLEQGFHIAYINTDNMFGSERAMKHWDKFYDFLIKKGLAPKVALEGVSRGGLFVYGWASRHPERVACIYADTPVCDIKSWPKGKGAGIGSSSSWEVLLKEYGLSNEDALKYNRNPIDILPPIAQAKIPLLHIVSLNDQVVPPQENTLILAERYRELGGSIEIIEVKEGTEESHGHHFPHPNPQKVADFISQHAGVK; this comes from the coding sequence ATGCACCGTACTGAACGACTTATTGCTGTCTGTCTGCTCCTTTTTACTTTCTCTTCCGCAATCTCCGCGGCAGAGTGGCCGGGCAAGAAGTCTGACTGGCACGGTTACGAGCGATTCGATTTCTCGGTGGATGATCGCCCCGCTTATGTGGTTACTCCCCAGCAAGCCGCTGCAGGCAATCCTTGGGTTTGGCGAGCCCGCTTCCCCGGCTTCCATGCCGAAGCCGATTTGCTGCTGCTTGAACAAGGTTTCCATATTGCGTACATCAACACCGACAATATGTTCGGTAGCGAGCGGGCCATGAAACACTGGGACAAGTTCTACGACTTTCTGATCAAAAAGGGACTTGCCCCCAAGGTTGCCTTGGAAGGAGTAAGCCGGGGCGGGCTATTCGTTTACGGCTGGGCATCGCGGCATCCCGAGCGAGTTGCCTGCATTTATGCCGATACGCCGGTATGCGATATCAAAAGCTGGCCTAAAGGCAAAGGTGCCGGCATCGGCAGTTCAAGCTCGTGGGAAGTCTTACTGAAAGAGTATGGCCTCAGCAACGAAGACGCCCTGAAATATAACCGCAACCCAATCGATATCTTACCGCCGATCGCCCAGGCCAAGATTCCCCTGCTACATATTGTTTCGCTCAACGATCAAGTGGTTCCTCCACAGGAAAACACATTGATTCTGGCCGAGCGTTATCGCGAACTAGGGGGCTCGATCGAAATCATCGAAGTGAAAGAGGGGACCGAAGAATCGCATGGACATCACTTCCCTCATCCTAATCCGCAGAAAGTGGCGGACTTCATCTCTCAGCATGCCGGTGTGAAATAG